A window of the Diabrotica undecimpunctata isolate CICGRU chromosome 1, icDiaUnde3, whole genome shotgun sequence genome harbors these coding sequences:
- the LOC140438609 gene encoding uncharacterized protein codes for MRGFIAVVVSSLLALILILSQCNALPSAYPWGGNRGGGRGYGGGAGYGYGGGYGGGGGGGGGGGGGGGGGYGGGYGGGYGGGYGAGYGGGRRHGYGYGR; via the coding sequence GTCTCATCATTATTAGCTCTCATCCTAATATTATCCCAATGCAACGCTCTTCCCAGTGCTTATCCATGGGGCGGCAATAGAGGCGGCGGTAGGGGCTATGGCGGAGGTGCAGGCTATGGCTATGGTGGCGGATACGGTGGCGGTGGTGGCGGCGGTGGTGGAGGAGGAGGCGGAGGTGGTGGTGGATATGGAGGCGGTTATGGCGGTGGATATGGTGGAGGATACGGAGCTGGCTATGGTGGTGGACGTAGACATGGCTATGGTTATGGAAGATAA